DNA from Amycolatopsis sp. DSM 110486:
CGACGGCGGCCAGCAGGCCCACCTGCGCGGACCCGATGGTGTCGCCCTTGCGCACGGCGACGTCGCCGATCTGCACGTCTTCGCCCGCGCGGCGCACGTACGCGGCGGAAGGCACCGACTTGTGCACGGTGAGCTTGGCCTGGTGCCCGTCGGTGTACGCGGTGGGCACGACGGCGTCGGCGAGCGTCGGCAACGGTGCGCCGGTGTCCACGCGCACCGCCTGCCCCGGCTGCAGCCGCCGCGGCTGGCGGGACCCGGCCTGGATCTCGCCGACCACCGGCAGCTGCACCGGCTCCTCGCCGGCGGCGCGGACGTCGACGCTGCGCACCGCGTAACCGTCCACGGCGGCCTGGTCGAAGCCGGGCAGGGCGTGCTCGGCGACCACCTCCTCCGCGCACAGCAGGCCCTGCGCCTCGGAGATCGCCACGCGGACCGGCCGCGGCCGGACGGCGGCGTCCAGCGTCAGCGCGATCTGCGCATCGACAGAGCGCAGCTCCGCCTCCGCGGGTTCCGGGGCCTCTTCGGCCGGGGCAGCGTCGAGGGAGTCCGTCATGGGCGTTCGGTCCCGATCCGTTCGGTCAGCCACGTCCGTAACGATGGCCCGTATTCGGGCGTTTCAAGCGCGAAATCGACGGCGGCGCGCAGGAAACCACCCGGATTCCCCAGGTCGTGTCGTCCGCCGCGGTGCACGACCACGTGAACGGGGTGGCCTTCCTTGATCAGCAGCGCCACGGCGTCGGTCAGCTGGAGCTCGCCGCCGGAGCCCGGCTCGATCCGGCGCAGCGCGTCGAAGATCGCCCGGTCGAGCAGGTAACGCCCGGCCGCCGCGTAGGTCGACGGCGCGTCTTCCGGCCGCGGCTTCTCGACCATGCCGTGAACCTGCTTCACGTCCGGGTCACCGGTGTCGGAGACGTCGAACACGCCGTAGGGCGAGATCTGCTCCTTGGGGATGTCGAACGCGCAGAGCACGCTGCCGCCGTACTGCGCGCGCACGGCCGACATGCGGTCGAGGACACCGGTGGGCAGCACGAGGTCGTCGGGCAGCAGCACGGCGACGGCCTCGTCCTCGTCGGTCAGGTTCGGCTCGGCCTGCGCGACGGCGTGGCCCAGCCCCAGGGCCTGCTCCTGGATGGCGACCTCGACGTCGAGCAGCTCCGTGCCGCGGCGCACCTTCTCGAGCAGCTCGGTCTTGCCCTTGGCCTCGAGCGTCTTCTCCAGCTCGGGCTGCGCCTCGAAGTACTTGACCACGGCGTCCTTGCCGGGCGAGGTCACGATCACCAGGCGTTTCGCCCCCGCGGCCGCGGCTTCGCTCGCGACGAGCTCGATCCCCGGTGTGTCGACCACGGGCAGCAGCTCTTTCGGCACCGCCTTCGTGGCCGGCAGGAACCGGGTCCCGAGTCCGGCCGCAGGCACGATGGCTGTTCTGAACGTCTGGGAGGTTGAGGCGCCCGTCATGGGCGCAAAGCCTAACGTGGTCGCATGCTGGCACCGGGCAATGAGCACCTGAGCAAGGCGGAGTGGCGTGCGCGAGTTCTTCAGGCGCGCGCCTCAGTGAGCCCTTCGGAGCACGCGGCGGAGGCCGAGGCGCTGGCTTCCGCAGCCGCTTCGGTGGCGGCGGGGACCGTGTGCGCGTACGTGCCGTTCGACACCGAGCCGGGGTCCGTTTCGCTGCTCAACGCCCTGGTCAAGGCGGGTTCACGCGTATTGCTGCCGGTGATCCCGGACGTCGTCGGACCGCTGGATTGGGCCGTCTACACGGACGAGTCGACGCTCGTGCCCGGCCGGCTGCGCGGCATTCTCGAGCCCTCGGGGCCGAGGTTGGGGGTCGACGCCGTGTCGGAGGCCGATGTGGTGCTCGTGCCCGCGCTCGCCGTGGACCGCCGCGGGGTGCGGCTCGGACGTGGCGCTGGTCACTATGACCGGTCGCTCACTTCGGGCGACGCGGACCGGTTCGCCGTGGTCCGGGCCGAGGAGCTGGTGGATTCGCTCCCAGGTGAGGCCCACGATGTCCCGATGACCGGGGCACTGACCCCCGCCGGCCTGGTTCGGTTGCCCGCTCCCACAGTGATGTGAGCCAGGGGGAATTGCGCACGGGGAATGCCGTCCAGCACAATTGGGTTGGCACTCTTGTCTCACGAGTGCCAGTTGCATGAAGGAGCTCCAGTGCCCACGTACCAGTACGCCTGCAAGGAATGCGACCACCGCTTCGAGGCGGTGCAGTCCTTTTCCGACGCCAGCCTGACCGTCTGCCCCCAGTGCTCCGGTCCGTTGCGCAAGGTCTTCAGCTCGGTCGGCGTGGTCTTCAAGGGCAGCGGGTTCTACCGCACCGACTCGCGCGACGCGTCGAAGTCCTCGACCACGGCCGCCACCCCGGCGAAGTCCGAGACCAAGACGGAGACCAAGAGCGAGTCGAAGACTGACTCTTCATCGTCCTCCTCGACCACGACGAAAACGGCTTCGACCTCCTCCTGACCCCGGAGTTATCCACAAGGGGGTAGTTGTCCACAGGTCGCGGAAGTTCCTCTTTCCGCTGGTCACCACCGTCCCTAACGTCGGTTTCGTGCAGCACCGCGCCGCACGGGAACCGACGAGGGGACGACCGTGGACACCTTGCTCAACCGCCTGACCGATCTGCACTTGCTGCGCGGCAGGCGTGCCCGGCTGCTTCGCCGGTTCCTGGCCGCGGCCTTGCTGCTGGTCGGCTTGCTCGTCCTTCTGCACCCAGCCTCCGCCCGTGGTGCACCTTCCACCGCCACCGTCGTGCCCGCGCGGGATCTGCCCGCGGGCTCAGTGCTGCGCGCCACCGACCTCCGGCTGGCCGACCTTCCCGACGACGTCCGGCCGGCCGGCGCGCTCGGTGACGTCAGTGCGGCTGTGGGCAGGCTGCTGTCCGGCGCCGCCCGTGCGGGTGAGCCGCTCACGGACGTCCGCCTGCTGGGAACGACTCTCCCCGCCAAGGGGGAATCCGGCACGGTCACGGTCGCCGTCCGGCTCGCCGACGCGGGCGTGGCGGAGCTGCTGCGGCCGGGTCAGCACGTGGACGTCGTGGCGGCTCCCGATGCCACGCACACCGCCGCTGAGCTGGTGAAGGACGCCACGGTGGTCACCGTGCACCGTCCCGAAGGCGGGGGCCAGGGGGTGATCGCACCCGACAAAGGCCCGTTGGTGCTCCTCGCGCTCCCTGTGAACGTTGCCACCGAGGTCGCTGCGACGTCGCTGGAACGACCGGTTACGGTTACTCTCCGCTAACCCGTCCCTGTTCCGATGGGCGACGGCACCCCCAACTGAACCTCTCGAGGAGTGGCACATGCTGAAGGGCTTCAAAGACTTCCTGATGCGCGGAAACGTCGTGGACCTCGCGGTCGCGGTCGTGATCGGCGCCGCGTTCACCGCGATCGTCACCGCGTTCACCACGGGTCTGATCAAGCCACTGATCAACGCGATCGGGGGCAGCGACGCCGCTCAGGGCCTCGGCTTCTACATCTTCGAGTCGAACAAGGGCACGTTCCTGGACTTCGGCTCGGTGATCAACGCGGCGATCAACTTCGTGATCGTCGCCGCGATCGTGTACTTCCTGTTCGTGCTGCCCGTGAAGCACCTTCAGGAGCGTCGCAAGCGCGGTCAGGAGCCGGGTCCGTCGGAGCCCACCGACGTCGAACTGCTCAAGGAGATCCGTGACCTGCTGCGTGAGCAGGCCACCAAGTCGGACGTCTGAGGGTCAGCGGTCGTGGTGCGGCGGCCGGTTCTCCAGGTACCAGGAGTCCGGGGTGTCCCCGCTCAGGCCTCGCTCGTCCGAGGTGGTCTCGGGCAGCACGTCACCGAAGATCTCATCGACTCGGCGGCGCTCGGCCGCGGTGTCGGGGGGGCGGGGTTCTTCACGTGGCATGACCCCATCGTCCCACCCGCTGTTTGACAACTGCAGAGAGACGCGAATCGCCTGGCCCTCGGGGTGACGGGCCAGGCGCGGCGGCCGATGCGAGAGGGGTTCAGACCTCGTCGAGGCCGGAGAGCTCGTCGATCACGTGCGGCACGAGCGACGACAGGGTCGCCATGCCGTCGCGCACCGCAGCGCGCGAGCCGGCGAGGTTGACCACCAGCGTGCTGCCCGAGACACCCGCGAGGCCCCGGGAGATGCCGGCGTCGACCGCGCCCGCGGCGAGGCCTGATGCGCGCAGCGCCTCCCCGATGCCCGGGATCGGCCGGTCGAGCACGCCGGCCGTGGCGTCGGGCGTGCGGTCGCGCGGCGACACGCCGGTGCCGCCGACGGTGATCACGAGGTCGGCACCGCCGATCACGGCGGTGTTGAGCGCGTTGCGGATGCCGGCGGTCTCGGCCTCGACCACCACGACGCCGTCGACGATGAAGCCGGCCTCTTCGAGCAGCTCGGTGACGAGCGGTCCGGTGTTGTCCTCGTGCTCCCCGTGGGCGACCCGGTCGTCCACGATCACCACGAGGGCCCGGCCCAGCCGCTGTGCGCTCCGTTCCATGCCGACACCGTATCCGGTGAGGGCACCCGCCCGCCGCCGTGGGCGGGTGATTCCTGACGATTCGGTGACGTGGTCCGGCAGGAACGGGCGTGGTCCGGTCCGCGCGCCCTAGCCTCGGCGGGGTGCGAGTACTGATCACCGGTGGAGCCGGGTTCATCGGGTCCCACGTCGCGGACCGATTGGCCGACGCGGGCGACGAGGTCGTGGTGCTGGACACCCTCCTGCCCACCGCGCACGGCACGGCCACGCCGCCGGAGTACACGGGCCGCCACCTGTTCGTGCGCGGCGACGTCACGGACCCCGACGAGGTCGCCGAGCTGCTTGTCGGCGTCGACGCGGTGTGCCACCAGGCGGCCGTCGTCGGGCACGGCGTGGATCCGTCGGACGCGCCGTCGTACGCGCTGAACAACGACTACGGCACGGCGGTGCTGCTCGCCGGGATGCACGCGGCCGGCGTCCGCAAGCTCGTGCTGGCCTCGTCGATGGTGGTCTACGGCGAGGGCCGCTACTCGTGCCCGCGCCACGGGATCGTGCCGCCTTCGCCACGGCGGAAGTCCGATGTGGACGCCGGACGGTTCGAGCCCACGTGCGGCGACTGTGGCGTGGAGCTGCACTGGCAACTTGTGCCCGAAGGTGCACCACTTCTGCCCAGGAGTACTTACGCCGCAACGAAACTGGCGCAGGAGCACCTCGCCGGCGCGTGGGCGCGGCAGACAGGCGGCACGGTGTGGGCGTTGCGCTACCACAACGTATACGGCCCGCGGATGCCGCAGAACACGCCGTACGCTGGGGTGGCGTCGCTGTTCCGTTCGTCGCTCGAGCGCGGTGAGGCGCCGACCGTGCTGGAGGACGGGCGGCAGCAACGGGATTTCGTCCACGTCCACGACGTCGCCCGCATCAACGCCTTGGCGTTGCACGCTGAAGGGCCGAGCGGAGACATCACGCCGCTCAACGTCTGCTCGGGTGATCCGCACACCGTCGGCGACCTCGCGCGGGAACTTGCGCGTGCGTACGGCGGGCCAGAGCCGCGGATCGTCGGCGGTGCGCGGCCCGCGGACGTCCGGCACGTGGTCGCCGATCCCGCTCTGGCCAGGAAATTGCTGGGGTTCACGGCGGAAACGACGTTCGAGGACGGCATCACCTCGTTCGCCACGGCGGAGTTGCGCGCGCCCGTCGGCGCTTGAGACCCGCTTGAGACGAAGGTCACTTCCCGGAATTATTTCCGGGCGCAGTGATCTTGGTCGTGTGCATGCGGTCCATCGAGGTGGGGAACATCGAGATCCATGCGCTGGCCGACGGCCGGATCCGGCTGCCGGCGCCGTTCTTCCCGGGACTCGACGCGGGGAGACATCCCGGCGCGTTCGCGGAAGACGGCACCGTCCACGTGCCCACGGGCGCGTTCCTCGTGCGCGGCAACGGCCGGACGATCCTCGTCGACGCGGGGCTCGGCCCGCGTGAGATCGAGTTCCCGGAGGGCCTGCGGCCCGACGACGGCGACATGGGCGCGGGCGGCGGCCTGCCCATCGCGCTCGCCGAGGCCGGGTGCTCGCCAGCCGACATCGACACGGTTCTGTTGACGCACTTGCATTCCGACCACGTCGGTTGGCTGGCTCCGCAGGGGAAGCCGTACTTCCCGAACGCCACGGTGCTCTACGGCGCGCAGGACTGGGCCGCGCTCGTCGAGCCGGTCGGGCGCCACGACTGGACGCGGATCGGCCTGGAAACCGTGCGCAGCCACGGACATCTGCGTGCCTTGAACGGGGACGCGGAGATCGCGCCGGGCGTCACCGCGCGGCACGCGCCCGGGCACACTCCGGGTCACTACGTCGTGGACATCACCGCGGACGACCGTCGCGTGGTGCTGCTCGGCGATGTGCTTCACACGCCGGCGCAGCTGGTCGACTCGAACATCCGGTTCATCAGCGACAGCGATCCGTCGCTCGCGCTGCTCACGCGCCAGCAGTGGCTGCGCCAGGTCGCGGGCACCGACACGATCGTCGCGCCCGCGCACTTCCCGGGGATGCAGTTCTTCCGCGTGACCGCGGACCGGGTGGCGGAGCCGGTGGAGGCGGTCACCGTCGGCTGACCGCGTCCGTCCACTGTGGTCGGTCGTGCGATGGATCGGTCAGACGGACGCGGCAACCTTGGCCAGCGGCAGCCGGACCTCGAACCGGCAGCCGGGGCCGTGGTTGTGCACGCCGATGTGACCGCTGTGGGCTTCCACGAGTCCCTTGGCGATCGCCAGGCCGAGGCCACCACCGGAGGTCGTGCCGCTGCGGTCGGGGGTGCGGGCCTGGGTGCCGCGGAAGGCGACGTCGAAGACGCGGCCGATCTCGTCGTCCGGGATGCCGCCGCAGGAGTCGTCGACGGCGAGGATGGCCTGGTCGCCGTCGATGTCGAGCTGCACGGCGACCGTGCCGTCCGGCGGAGTGTGGCGAATGGCGTTGGAGACGAGGTTGCGCACGATCCGCGCGAGCTCCGGGTCGCTGCCGGACACGACCGGCCAGGCCTCGGCGTTCTCCAGCACACGCACGCGTTTGCGCTCGGCCACGGGTGACTGTGCGGCGACCGCGTCGCTCACGACGTCGCGCAGCGGCACGGCGGACATGGTGAGTTCCAGCGCGCCCGCGGTGATGCGGGAGAGCTCGAACAGGTCGCCCACCATGCCCGAAAGCCGGGTGGTCTCGCCGCTGATGCGCTGCGCGTAGTCGGCGACCTCGTGACGTTCGGAGACCACGCCGTCGGCCAGCGCTTCGGCCATGGCCTGGATGCCGGCGAGCGGGCTGCGCAGGTCGTGGCTGATCCAGGCGACGAGCTCGCGCCGGGACGCTTCGGCGGCGCGTTCGCGTTCACGCGCCTCGCGCTCCCACACGCTGCGGCGCGCGATCACGCGGCCGAGCACGATCGCGGCGGGCACCGTGACGAGGGCGACGAGCAGGCAGACGAGCAGCTCCGTCATCAGGGCCTCGGTGAACATGAAGCCGCTGATGCCGATGACGCCGACGAGCAGGGCGATCACGGGGATGAGTACCAGCACCGTCATCGTGGTGGCCAGCGAGCGGTTGCGCAGCTTGTAGAGCACCAGCCCACCCACCGCGGCCACCGGAAGCGCGAACAGGAGCGCGAACGGCAGGATGTGCAGGACGTGGGTGAGCATGTCCAGGGCGGATTCACCGGTGTTGATCATGACTGCTCCCGGTCGTAGCGGTAGCCGACGCCCCAGACGGTGGCGACCCGTGTCGGCTTGGCCGGGTCGCGTTCGATCTTTTCGCGCAGCCGTCGCACGTGGACGGTCACCGTGGACTGGTCGCCGAAGTCCCAGCCCCACACCTTCTCGAGCAGGTCGGCGCGGGAGAAGGCCACGCCGGGGTGGCCGAGGAAGAACGCGAGCAGGTCGAACTCGCGCGTGGTCAGCGGCAGCTCGGCACCGCCGAGGGTGGCCTGGCGGGCGGTCATCTGCAGGCGCAGGTCGCCGTCGACGAGCTCAGGCGCGGGAGGCGCGGCGCGCGGCATGCGGGCGCGGCGCAGCACCGAGGCCACGCGCAGCGCCAGCTCCTTGGGGCTGAAGGGTTTGGTGACGTAGTCGTCGGCGCCCAGCTGGAGGCCCGCGATGCGGTTCTCCTCCTCGCCGAGGGCGGTGAGCATCACGATGGGCACGTGGCTCACCTGGCGCAGGCGGCGGCAGACCTCGAGACCGTTGATGCCCGGCATCATCACGTCGAGCACCACGAGGTCGGGGTCGCGTTCGGCGAACAGCGCGAGGCCCGCGGCGCCGTCACCCGCGACGTCGACCGTGAAGCC
Protein-coding regions in this window:
- a CDS encoding UTP--glucose-1-phosphate uridylyltransferase; its protein translation is MTGASTSQTFRTAIVPAAGLGTRFLPATKAVPKELLPVVDTPGIELVASEAAAAGAKRLVIVTSPGKDAVVKYFEAQPELEKTLEAKGKTELLEKVRRGTELLDVEVAIQEQALGLGHAVAQAEPNLTDEDEAVAVLLPDDLVLPTGVLDRMSAVRAQYGGSVLCAFDIPKEQISPYGVFDVSDTGDPDVKQVHGMVEKPRPEDAPSTYAAAGRYLLDRAIFDALRRIEPGSGGELQLTDAVALLIKEGHPVHVVVHRGGRHDLGNPGGFLRAAVDFALETPEYGPSLRTWLTERIGTERP
- a CDS encoding 5-formyltetrahydrofolate cyclo-ligase, giving the protein MLAPGNEHLSKAEWRARVLQARASVSPSEHAAEAEALASAAASVAAGTVCAYVPFDTEPGSVSLLNALVKAGSRVLLPVIPDVVGPLDWAVYTDESTLVPGRLRGILEPSGPRLGVDAVSEADVVLVPALAVDRRGVRLGRGAGHYDRSLTSGDADRFAVVRAEELVDSLPGEAHDVPMTGALTPAGLVRLPAPTVM
- a CDS encoding FmdB family zinc ribbon protein; this encodes MPTYQYACKECDHRFEAVQSFSDASLTVCPQCSGPLRKVFSSVGVVFKGSGFYRTDSRDASKSSTTAATPAKSETKTETKSESKTDSSSSSSTTTKTASTSS
- a CDS encoding SAF domain-containing protein; translated protein: MLNRLTDLHLLRGRRARLLRRFLAAALLLVGLLVLLHPASARGAPSTATVVPARDLPAGSVLRATDLRLADLPDDVRPAGALGDVSAAVGRLLSGAARAGEPLTDVRLLGTTLPAKGESGTVTVAVRLADAGVAELLRPGQHVDVVAAPDATHTAAELVKDATVVTVHRPEGGGQGVIAPDKGPLVLLALPVNVATEVAATSLERPVTVTLR
- the mscL gene encoding large-conductance mechanosensitive channel protein MscL, which translates into the protein MLKGFKDFLMRGNVVDLAVAVVIGAAFTAIVTAFTTGLIKPLINAIGGSDAAQGLGFYIFESNKGTFLDFGSVINAAINFVIVAAIVYFLFVLPVKHLQERRKRGQEPGPSEPTDVELLKEIRDLLREQATKSDV
- a CDS encoding molybdenum cofactor biosynthesis protein B, producing the protein MERSAQRLGRALVVIVDDRVAHGEHEDNTGPLVTELLEEAGFIVDGVVVVEAETAGIRNALNTAVIGGADLVITVGGTGVSPRDRTPDATAGVLDRPIPGIGEALRASGLAAGAVDAGISRGLAGVSGSTLVVNLAGSRAAVRDGMATLSSLVPHVIDELSGLDEV
- a CDS encoding NAD(P)-dependent oxidoreductase; its protein translation is MRVLITGGAGFIGSHVADRLADAGDEVVVLDTLLPTAHGTATPPEYTGRHLFVRGDVTDPDEVAELLVGVDAVCHQAAVVGHGVDPSDAPSYALNNDYGTAVLLAGMHAAGVRKLVLASSMVVYGEGRYSCPRHGIVPPSPRRKSDVDAGRFEPTCGDCGVELHWQLVPEGAPLLPRSTYAATKLAQEHLAGAWARQTGGTVWALRYHNVYGPRMPQNTPYAGVASLFRSSLERGEAPTVLEDGRQQRDFVHVHDVARINALALHAEGPSGDITPLNVCSGDPHTVGDLARELARAYGGPEPRIVGGARPADVRHVVADPALARKLLGFTAETTFEDGITSFATAELRAPVGA
- a CDS encoding MBL fold metallo-hydrolase — translated: MRSIEVGNIEIHALADGRIRLPAPFFPGLDAGRHPGAFAEDGTVHVPTGAFLVRGNGRTILVDAGLGPREIEFPEGLRPDDGDMGAGGGLPIALAEAGCSPADIDTVLLTHLHSDHVGWLAPQGKPYFPNATVLYGAQDWAALVEPVGRHDWTRIGLETVRSHGHLRALNGDAEIAPGVTARHAPGHTPGHYVVDITADDRRVVLLGDVLHTPAQLVDSNIRFISDSDPSLALLTRQQWLRQVAGTDTIVAPAHFPGMQFFRVTADRVAEPVEAVTVG
- a CDS encoding sensor histidine kinase KdpD, with the protein product MINTGESALDMLTHVLHILPFALLFALPVAAVGGLVLYKLRNRSLATTMTVLVLIPVIALLVGVIGISGFMFTEALMTELLVCLLVALVTVPAAIVLGRVIARRSVWEREARERERAAEASRRELVAWISHDLRSPLAGIQAMAEALADGVVSERHEVADYAQRISGETTRLSGMVGDLFELSRITAGALELTMSAVPLRDVVSDAVAAQSPVAERKRVRVLENAEAWPVVSGSDPELARIVRNLVSNAIRHTPPDGTVAVQLDIDGDQAILAVDDSCGGIPDDEIGRVFDVAFRGTQARTPDRSGTTSGGGLGLAIAKGLVEAHSGHIGVHNHGPGCRFEVRLPLAKVAASV
- a CDS encoding response regulator transcription factor, with the translated sequence MEDQAGRVLVVDDDETVRDVVRRYLEVAGFTVDVAGDGAAGLALFAERDPDLVVLDVMMPGINGLEVCRRLRQVSHVPIVMLTALGEEENRIAGLQLGADDYVTKPFSPKELALRVASVLRRARMPRAAPPAPELVDGDLRLQMTARQATLGGAELPLTTREFDLLAFFLGHPGVAFSRADLLEKVWGWDFGDQSTVTVHVRRLREKIERDPAKPTRVATVWGVGYRYDREQS